The genomic window ggTTTTCAGTAGATCTCCACTTCAAGGTTGTAAAAAATCTCATTCGATCATTTTTAGATTATTGTCtgggtgtgtgtgtacataattttttgcACGACGATTTCTCGAAGACGAATGaacgaattaaatttttggaTACGAATAGTCTAGTAGTTTTAGATTTAtttaatgatttatttaattgattagGCAAAAATAGATGTTATTTAATAATGTTTTTTGAAGTTCTTAGGCTGGTCCAACAAATCAGCGACTTGTTAGCATTTGCAAAACTTGAGTTTTCGAATCGTCCATCTTTTGCTTTCACAtctggaatgaaaaaaattagttgtTGAACGAATTATTCAGGTCTACTTACgtatttgttaaaaaatataaatacaatacCGGCTCTGGAACGTGAGCAACATTTTACTCATGTGCCCTGGCAGAGAGATATCTTACATAAAATGCTAActaaatttgagaaaaatagcGTTCAAAACAAGTACTCAAATTTCGGAGCTACTTACCTACTAGGTTGATTTACTTTGTTTATACCGAGGCAGAAAATctacttgaaagaaaaagcgTTTAACAACATTGCTAATAACCTACTCCTTGAACTCTTCCAACTCCTCTATTGTTtccggtaattttttttttgccgtttCCGGAAGCAGTAGTAGCAACAGACCAGCCATCAACGAACCGCATCCATAGATCAAAAGTGGCAGGGTGACGGAAATTTGAGACTGTAAATAGCTATGAGTTATATCTGGATCACAGGTATgatgatttgaaattcgatcgaatgaTCGGTCCCGGGGTTCAGGTCGGAGGTATTTTGAATCTGAATTCACTGCTACCTGTTTCTCTATCGCATTGAACTCACCAGATTGTTAATCAGCGGTGTTACAACTCCTGCTATCCTAGCGACGGCCGAAGAAGCACCAACGCCGATATTTCTAACAGTGGTGGGATACTGTTCCATCGAGAAAATGTAGAGGGTCGAGTAAGAGGCTGAGCTTGATAGTTTCCCTATCATCGCCAAAGATACGGTCGCCCACGGCATGTCTGTAATATAATGTCAGTTAGCGCGTGGCTAAGGACCAATTTAGTTGCTCGGTTGTCGTTACGAACGAATAATGTCAGTTTCGTTAGTCACCGTTAGGAACGAGAATCGTTGAAAGCAACGAGGTCGCTGCGAGCAGCATACAGCCACACAAAACAACCCTTCTTGGGCATTTGTCGATCGTGGATATCATGAACAAGAGGGCGGGCAGTTCCACCGCAGCAGCAATCCCGGAATTCACGTAAACGTCACCCGCAAGATTGGCCGCGTTCCAAGACAGGCCGTAATATGTAGCGTTGTTCACAAACCTGAGGGCGTGTATTTTAGAAAACGTatattcttaaaaatttgGATCGTTGCGCACTAAATTGAACGTAGACGAAATTGTAAACTTCTACGATCGTCTTGAGTGCGCCGGTGACGATAAATTTAAAGAAACGAATTTATCggaatagaataaaatcaGGGCCTTACCAGACAAAGAACAGTATCAGACTCCTTTTCCTGATAATTGGATATCTTAGAAGATCGTATATCGAGGTTTTTTCAATGATCCGTGTTTCACTAATCTCGTTATCCGTTTTCAATAAATCATCCAGAGCGTCTCGCGTTAGTTCCACTTTATTTTCTACAGACGCTTCGCGAAGTATTTCTTTCGCCTCATCTAAGCGACCTTTGGTGATCAGCCATCGTGCAGATTCAGGAATATACCTGTTCAAATggtgttaaaattttaaaacacgTTCCACACTTCTCGTTCTGTCTTCGAAACGAAAGGCGCAACTTGACGCTGCGTTCTTACCAGATTGAGCCAAGGAATACAAGGGTGGGAATGGTAAAAGCTACTTGTAGCATTCTCCAGTTTCGAATGAAGTATGCAAGGCAAACAGTCAGGAGGGAACCTACTATAAAAAACAGACTTCCAAGTGCAGCTGGTTTTCTCGTTCTTTGACCAATAGTCTCGATTgctgaaaaaaacaaacaaccatataaattaaattttgaaaa from Neodiprion lecontei isolate iyNeoLeco1 chromosome 1, iyNeoLeco1.1, whole genome shotgun sequence includes these protein-coding regions:
- the LOC107227628 gene encoding organic cation transporter protein translates to MGYDNVISLLGEFGPYQRKIFVVIFLPMISCAFHLMGGTFLAGRPDFRCLTPEENPYNATYTTNTTQPVWDNETEAWTSCERYDLSHQVLNNTPTPPLVKCDSFVYDESQYGFTVSTNWNLVCDDAWLKVTSESLFMLGVLLGALVMGGLSDKYGRKTILIWGSVLQLVTSLLVAAAQNMIMYIVCRTVLATSTNGLFVVSYVTAIETIGQRTRKPAALGSLFFIVGSLLTVCLAYFIRNWRMLQVAFTIPTLVFLGSIWYIPESARWLITKGRLDEAKEILREASVENKVELTRDALDDLLKTDNEISETRIIEKTSIYDLLRYPIIRKRSLILFFVWFVNNATYYGLSWNAANLAGDVYVNSGIAAAVELPALLFMISTIDKCPRRVVLCGCMLLAATSLLSTILVPNDMPWATVSLAMIGKLSSSASYSTLYIFSMEQYPTTVRNIGVGASSAVARIAGVVTPLINNLSQISVTLPLLIYGCGSLMAGLLLLLLPETAKKKLPETIEELEEFKECESKRWTIRKLKFCKC